The proteins below are encoded in one region of Canis lupus familiaris isolate Mischka breed German Shepherd chromosome 21, alternate assembly UU_Cfam_GSD_1.0, whole genome shotgun sequence:
- the LOC119865017 gene encoding LOW QUALITY PROTEIN: U6 snRNA-associated Sm-like protein LSm3 (The sequence of the model RefSeq protein was modified relative to this genomic sequence to represent the inferred CDS: deleted 1 base in 1 codon): MADDVDQQQTTNTVEEPLDLIRLSLDERIYVKMRNDRELRGRLHAYDQHLNMILGDVEETVTTIEIDEEAYEEIYKSTKWNIPMLFVRGDGVVLVAPPLRVG, translated from the exons ATGGCGGACGACGTGGACCAGCAACAAACTACCAACACCGTAGAAGAGCCCCTGGATCTCATCAGGCTCAGCCTGGATGAGCGAATTTatgtgaaaatgagaaatgacCGAGAGCTTCGAGGCAGATTACATGCATATGATCAGCATTTAAATATGATATTGGGA GATGTGGAAGAAACTGTGACTACTATAGAAATTGATGAGGAAGCATATGAAGAGatatataaatcaacaaaatggaatattccGATGCTTTTTGTCCGGGGAGATGGTGTTGTACTAGTTGCTCCTCCATTAAGAGTTGGCTGA